A window from Streptomyces sp. NBC_00335 encodes these proteins:
- a CDS encoding LacI family DNA-binding transcriptional regulator, whose protein sequence is MTRPTSRDVATAAGVSQATVSLVLGDKWRGRVSERTADHVRHTATELGYRPNLAARNLRLGSTRTALLVVPALTNEFFARVYTGAARIAAEHGFGVVLYPSPDGTGPARDPFASARAALDGVIASSMAADALHALGGDGLPLVMLDSDPTADTAHAHVNLAIADGMRQTAEHLLTHGHHRFLHLASAIDSWTFDVRANALAALLPPPAELRTVRAHLSVEAARTAMEAALDTPADRRPTAVVCDDDILAAGACKAARRLGLRIPEDLSVTGFDDLALATAVEPELTTVHLPAERVGEQGMTALLAVLEGTPWTPVDIPVHLVVRDSTGPAPRI, encoded by the coding sequence GTGACGAGACCCACCAGCCGCGACGTGGCCACCGCCGCCGGAGTCTCCCAGGCCACCGTCTCCCTCGTCCTCGGCGACAAATGGCGCGGCCGCGTCTCCGAACGCACCGCCGACCACGTCCGCCACACCGCCACCGAACTCGGCTACCGCCCCAACCTCGCCGCCCGCAACCTCCGCCTCGGCTCCACCCGCACCGCCCTCCTCGTCGTCCCCGCCCTCACCAACGAATTCTTCGCCCGCGTCTACACCGGCGCCGCCCGCATCGCCGCCGAACACGGCTTCGGCGTCGTCCTCTACCCCTCCCCCGACGGCACCGGCCCCGCCCGCGACCCCTTCGCCTCCGCCCGCGCCGCCCTCGACGGAGTCATCGCCTCCTCCATGGCCGCCGACGCCCTCCACGCCCTCGGCGGCGACGGACTCCCCCTCGTCATGCTCGACAGCGACCCCACCGCCGACACCGCCCACGCCCACGTCAACCTCGCCATCGCCGACGGCATGCGCCAAACCGCCGAACACCTCCTCACCCACGGACACCACCGCTTCCTCCACCTCGCCTCCGCCATCGACTCCTGGACCTTCGACGTCCGCGCGAACGCCCTGGCCGCCCTCCTGCCGCCCCCCGCCGAGCTGCGCACCGTACGGGCCCACCTCAGCGTGGAAGCCGCCCGTACGGCCATGGAAGCCGCCCTGGACACCCCCGCGGACCGCCGCCCCACCGCCGTCGTCTGCGACGACGACATCCTGGCCGCCGGCGCCTGCAAGGCCGCCCGCCGCCTCGGCCTGCGCATCCCCGAAGACCTCTCCGTCACCGGCTTCGACGACCTCGCCCTCGCCACCGCCGTCGAACCGGAACTCACCACCGTCCACCTCCCCGCCGAACGCGTCGGCGAACAGGGCATGACCGCCCTTCTCGCCGTCCTCGAAGGCACCCCCTGGACCCCCGTCGACATCCCGGTCCACCTCGTCGTCCGCGACTCCACCGGGCCCGCACCCCGCATCTGA
- a CDS encoding MFS transporter — protein sequence MAAGYAELLRTRHAARLLVGTLIGRLPNGTGPIAIVLFTRAEGGSYSLAGALAAVYGVSNAVGQPLLGRAVDLFGQPRVQLPAAVVSALGMVWLALAGTGSVAVAYAAVVVAGLFTPPLEGGLRALWPSVLGGKEERVHAAYAMDAVAQEVMFTVGPLLVTLCVALWDPAAALLVINGIGVLGALSVVVSEPSRTWRSEPREAHWLGALRSRGLLALLGAFFFVGTALGSITVAGVAYADEHGGQAVYGWLMAALGLGALFGGVLYGARQWAGAAERRLWLLVALLAVCYLPLMLVPGVVAMTGFAALAGVFLAPALACAFIVVDRHAPVGTVTEAFSWLVTFFGVGAAIGTAAAGPAVEAGGTAAGFAVASVAGAAALLVLTVTQRVLARPGASRAVAGSAPGSVAGQSAVGSGAGSAGPLEGSAEASVTGS from the coding sequence ATGGCCGCGGGTTACGCGGAGCTGCTCAGGACCCGGCATGCCGCGAGGCTGCTGGTGGGCACGCTCATAGGCCGGCTGCCGAACGGGACGGGGCCGATCGCGATCGTGCTGTTCACCCGGGCGGAGGGTGGCAGCTACAGCCTGGCGGGGGCGCTGGCGGCCGTGTACGGGGTGTCGAACGCGGTGGGGCAGCCGTTGCTGGGGCGGGCGGTGGACCTGTTCGGGCAGCCGCGGGTGCAGTTGCCGGCGGCGGTGGTGTCGGCGCTGGGCATGGTGTGGCTGGCGTTGGCCGGTACGGGGTCGGTGGCGGTGGCGTACGCGGCGGTGGTGGTGGCGGGGCTGTTCACGCCGCCGCTGGAGGGCGGGCTGCGGGCGCTGTGGCCGAGCGTGCTGGGTGGCAAGGAGGAGCGGGTCCATGCGGCGTACGCGATGGACGCGGTGGCCCAGGAGGTCATGTTCACGGTGGGGCCGCTGCTGGTGACCTTGTGCGTGGCGCTGTGGGATCCGGCGGCGGCGCTGCTGGTGATCAACGGGATCGGGGTGCTGGGGGCGCTGTCGGTGGTGGTGTCGGAGCCTTCGCGCACGTGGCGTTCGGAGCCGCGGGAGGCGCATTGGCTGGGGGCGCTGCGTTCGCGGGGTCTGCTGGCGTTGCTGGGGGCGTTCTTCTTCGTGGGGACGGCGCTGGGGTCGATCACGGTGGCGGGTGTGGCGTACGCGGACGAGCACGGTGGTCAGGCGGTGTACGGCTGGCTGATGGCGGCGCTGGGTCTGGGTGCGCTGTTCGGTGGCGTGCTGTACGGGGCGCGGCAGTGGGCGGGTGCGGCGGAGCGGCGGCTGTGGTTGCTGGTGGCGTTGCTGGCGGTGTGTTATCTGCCGCTGATGCTGGTGCCGGGTGTGGTGGCGATGACGGGGTTCGCGGCGCTGGCGGGGGTGTTCCTGGCTCCGGCTCTGGCGTGTGCGTTCATCGTGGTGGACCGGCATGCTCCGGTGGGCACGGTGACGGAGGCGTTCTCGTGGCTGGTGACGTTCTTCGGGGTGGGTGCGGCGATCGGTACGGCGGCGGCGGGTCCTGCGGTGGAGGCTGGGGGTACGGCGGCGGGGTTCGCGGTGGCGAGTGTGGCGGGGGCCGCGGCGCTGCTGGTGCTGACGGTGACTCAGCGGGTGCTGGCGAGGCCGGGTGCGAGTCGTGCGGTGGCGGGTTCCGCGCCGGGGTCGGTGGCGGGGCAGTCGGCGGTGGGCTCGGGGGCGGGCTCGGCGGGGCCGTTGGAGGGCTCTGCGGAGGCCTCGGTGACGGGGTCTTAG